A genome region from Chitinivibrionia bacterium includes the following:
- the ffh gene encoding signal recognition particle protein — MFEDLSNKLEEIVKGIRGSARITEENISEAMREVKRALLEADVNFKVVKDFTAKVKEKALGADVVSGVNPGQMFIKIVNDELTAILGGAARKIVLQQNKTNVILMAGLQGSGKTTHSAKLALHFRKTGHTPLLVACDIHRPAAIDQLETLGKSLNIPVYSERGVSAQTIAKNALIQADKNGNSIVIVDTAGRLQIDEDMMDELRQVKDIVKPVEVFFVADAMTGQEAVNVANEFHKQVDCTGIILSKMDGDARGGAALSVFSIIGVPICYIGVGEKPDALELFYPDRLASRILGMGDIVSLVEKAQSVVDLESAADLERKFRKNQFTLQDFLDQLRQIQKMGSIKDILGMLPGIGKQLSNINIDPKQFKHIEAIILSMTMKERVNPDIINGSRRLRIAKGSGRNVQEVNKLLKQFDQMKTMMKQMGKMGKGGKFGAMQGQMKKLGM; from the coding sequence ATGTTTGAAGATTTAAGTAATAAACTGGAAGAAATCGTTAAAGGTATTCGTGGGTCGGCGCGAATTACCGAGGAAAATATAAGCGAGGCGATGCGCGAAGTTAAGCGCGCCCTCCTTGAAGCCGACGTTAATTTTAAGGTCGTTAAGGACTTTACCGCAAAAGTAAAAGAAAAAGCGCTCGGAGCGGACGTTGTTTCGGGCGTTAATCCGGGGCAGATGTTCATAAAAATCGTAAACGACGAATTGACCGCTATTTTGGGCGGCGCCGCGCGAAAAATTGTTTTGCAACAAAATAAAACCAACGTAATTCTTATGGCGGGGCTTCAGGGCTCGGGAAAAACCACGCACTCCGCAAAATTGGCTCTGCACTTCCGAAAAACGGGGCACACTCCCCTATTGGTCGCCTGCGATATTCACCGTCCCGCCGCTATTGACCAGTTGGAAACCTTGGGAAAATCGCTGAACATTCCCGTTTACAGCGAAAGAGGCGTTTCGGCGCAGACTATTGCGAAAAACGCGCTTATTCAGGCGGACAAAAACGGCAATTCCATAGTCATTGTCGATACTGCGGGTCGCTTGCAAATCGACGAAGATATGATGGACGAACTCAGGCAGGTGAAAGACATTGTAAAGCCCGTAGAAGTATTTTTTGTCGCCGACGCAATGACCGGACAAGAAGCCGTAAACGTTGCAAATGAATTTCACAAACAAGTGGATTGCACTGGAATAATTCTGTCGAAAATGGACGGCGACGCACGCGGCGGCGCGGCTTTGTCGGTTTTCAGCATTATTGGCGTTCCGATTTGCTATATCGGTGTCGGCGAAAAGCCCGACGCGCTCGAACTTTTTTACCCCGACCGTCTTGCCTCACGAATTTTGGGAATGGGCGATATTGTATCGCTTGTCGAAAAAGCGCAGTCAGTAGTGGACTTGGAAAGCGCGGCGGATTTGGAACGAAAATTCCGCAAAAATCAGTTTACTTTGCAAGATTTTTTAGACCAACTGCGCCAAATTCAAAAAATGGGCTCAATAAAAGATATTCTCGGAATGCTTCCCGGAATCGGCAAGCAACTGTCAAACATAAACATAGACCCCAAACAGTTTAAGCACATTGAGGCGATTATTCTTTCGATGACGATGAAAGAACGCGTAAATCCCGACATAATAAACGGAAGTCGGCGTTTAAGAATTGCCAAAGGAAGCGGAAGAAACGTGCAAGAAGTGAACAAACTGCTCAAACAATTCGACCAAATGAAAACAATGATGAAACAGATGGGAAAAATGGGCAAAGGCGGAAAATTCGGCGCAATGCAAGGACAGATGAAGAAGTTGGGGATGTGA